The Negativicutes bacterium genomic interval TAATTAAAGGAGTTTCAATTTTAATTTTTCTATTGTCTTGAATTGCTGCTTTAGTAGAATAATCCGCTAAATCTTGAAATAATTTTATAAATTCCGGTCGACAATCAGGATAACCAGAATAATCAACGGCATTAACTCCAATAAATATCCTATCAGCACCTACTGCTTCAGCATACCCTAAAGCATAACTCAAAAAAATCAAATTTCGTGCCGGGACATAAGTATTAGGGATTTTCGCTTCTGTAATATTATTAGTCGGAACATCAATATCAAGATCCGTCAAGGAACTTGTTCCAAACTCATTCATATTAGTTTCTATTATGAAATGTTTTTTTACATTATAATGTTTCGCTACACTTTTAGCACTATCCAATTCCACACTATGGCGCTGATGATAATTAAAGCTTAGCGGATATAGCTCGCAGTTTTGCTCTTTTGCTACAGCCATACAAACCGTAGAATCAAGGCCACCAGATAATAATACTATTGCTTTCATACTTAAAGACTCCTTTGCGGGTAGACAAGTATTCATACCCAAGTTAATCAATTATATAATTTTTAACCAATAATTACAATCATCACAATTGTTCCATTACTTATTTTTACAATTTTTATTATAGAATTATCATAAACTAGAACTTTATGGAAGGATTTTTAAAATACATCTAGAATTAGTATATAAATTATATATAAGGAGAGTGTTTTAAATGACTTTAAAAGAAGTTCAACAAATTGCGAAAAACATGGGCATTACCCCCAAAAAAATGAATAAAACACAACTAATTCAAACCATTCAAACTCAAGAAAATAATACTCCTTGCTTTTCCTGTGGGGACAGCTCTTGCCAAGAGTTTGATTGCTTATGGCGTGAAGATTGTATTAAATAAAGTTTTAAATAAAGTTTTAAAAGAGAGCATCAATTGATGTTCTCTTTTTTTATAAGCCTAAAATATCTTTTAATAACATAATATTTAATACTGCTACAATTGCTCCAATAAGCACTAAAATTATTTTCTGTCTACGATTATTAGCATACTTACCCATTATTTTCGGCGAAGATGTTAAATATATTTGCAGAAAAATTGTCCATGGTAGTTGGATACTAAGTGCAACTTGCGAATAAATTAATCCCTGAAATGGATTATCGATAAAAAACAAGATTATTACCGCACAAAAATATGTTAAAATAACGCCTAAACTAGTGTGCTTATCTTTTATATTATAACTTTCTTTAAAGATACCTGCAAATATACTGCCTGAAGCCATTCCCGCAGTGATGGTCGAAGCAATTCCTGCAAACAATAATGCTATCGCAAAAATAATCGCAGCACTATCACCTAGTAATGGTTTTAGCATAACTTGAGCTTGTTGCAATTCGGCTATTTCAACATTATTACTAAAGAAAATAGCTGCTGCAATTAAAATCATAGCACTATTAATCGCCCAGCCAACCCCCATTGAAAATAGTGTATCCATAAATTCATACTTTAATTGTTTTTTTATAATATTCTCATCTGCTAAATTCCATTGGCGACTTTGAATAATTTCTGAATGTAAAAATAAATTATGGGGCATTACCACTGCACCTAAAACACTCATTATTACCGGAATAGAGCCTGACGGAAAACTCGGTGTTACCCAACCAGCCAAAGCTTTGCTATAATCTAAATTTACCATTGATAATTCCACTAAAAAAGCAATGCCGATTAATGAAACAAATCCGATGATTATTTTCTCTAATTTTTTATATGAATTAGACCATAATAAATATAAACAAAAGATTGCCGTTAACACTACCCCAATCTTTATTGGTAGATGAAACAACATATTAAGGGCTATCGCACCACCTAATAATTCTGCTAGCACAGTAGCAATAGCTGCAAGAACCGCTGAAGCTAACAGGCTACGCGATATCCATGGCTTTAAATACAAGGTTGCCGCTTCTGATAAACATAATCCGGTTACAATTCCTAAATGTGCTACATTATGCTGTAACACAATTAACATTATTGTTGACAAAGTTACCATCCATAATAAGGAGTAGCCATAATCAGCACCAGCGGCAATATTAGAGGCCCAATTACCAGGATCAATAAAACCAACGGTAATTAATAAGCCTGGCCCTAAGAAGCGCAAAAACTCTCTAGCTTTTTTACTAGTAGCATGAGTAATTTTTAATTGCGAAAAAAAATTATTCATTTTCCAGCTCACTTTCTTGTTAGTCATTTAATAATTTTTCACTATTTTCTGCTGAAACTTCCTCAACATTTTTTAGTTTACGCTCAATATTTCTGGTTTTTTTAGCAGCAGTATCAATGGAGTTACTAGCTTCTTGTAATTTTTTATGGGTTTTTTCTAGCAACTGTCCAAATTTATTAAATTCCGTTTTTACCGCTCCTAACACTTCCCATACTTCAGAACTTCTTTTTTCTATTGCTAAAGTTCTAAAGCCCATCTGCAAACTATTTAATAAGGCCGATAAAGTTGTCGGTCCAGCTATAATAATTTTATATTCTCTAATAAGTAAATCACATAAATATGGTATTCTTAATATTTCTGCATAAAGACCTTCTGTTGGTAAAAATAAAATTGCAAAATCAGTAGTGTAAGGTAAACAAATATACTTTTCCGCAATAGTTTTTGCTTCTAATTTAACTCTATTTTCTAAAGCCTTAGTATACTTATCAATTTCTTCAATATTAGCTTTTTCTTGAGCATCAAGTAATCTTTGATAGTCTTCTTGTGGAAATTTCGCATCAATCGGCAACCATATATTGTCAACTTCAACCGACTTTCCAGGTAATTTCAGGGCAAATTCCACACGATCTTTAGTATGAGGATTAGTATTAACATTACTTTCATATTGATCAATTGTTAGTAATTGCTCTAAGATATTCCCTAATTGAATTTCTCCCCAAATTCCTCGCGTTTTAACATTTGTTAAAACGCGTTTTAAATCGCCTACACCATTTGCCAAAGACTGCATTTCACCAATACCTTTGTGGACTTGTTCTAATCTGGCACTAACCATATTAAAACTTTCACCTAATCTACGTTCTAATGTAGTATTTAACTTTTCATCAACAGTTTTCCGCATTTCTTCTATTTTAGAATTGTTATCTAGTTGCAATTCTTTAAGTTGCGTTTCTACCATTTGACGCATTTTATCCAGCTTTGTCTCATTAATCTGGGTCAAAGACTGTAATTGATTTGCAAAACTATTTAGCAAGTCTAATTGAATTTTAGTATTTTCATTTACTCTATTAATAATACTTTCATTGAAAATATTAATATTTCGGTTTACTTCTTCACGTAATTCACGTTGATTAACAAGATTATCATTACGATTTCTAGAAAACTCATCAAAAATCTTTTTTTCTAGTAAATTAATTTGTTGCAACAAATTATTATTAGTATTGTTTATTTTTAAACTAATTCTGGTAATAATAATTATTGTTAGTACCAAGATCAAATTCAAAATTACAGTATAGTCCATATAGTTTCTCCTG includes:
- the queC gene encoding 7-cyano-7-deazaguanine synthase QueC, with amino-acid sequence MKAIVLLSGGLDSTVCMAVAKEQNCELYPLSFNYHQRHSVELDSAKSVAKHYNVKKHFIIETNMNEFGTSSLTDLDIDVPTNNITEAKIPNTYVPARNLIFLSYALGYAEAVGADRIFIGVNAVDYSGYPDCRPEFIKLFQDLADYSTKAAIQDNRKIKIETPLINLTKKEIVLLGNSLKAPLQLTHSCYSGTDKACGVCDSCLLRLKGFEEAGISDPIKYK
- a CDS encoding SAP domain-containing protein — encoded protein: MTLKEVQQIAKNMGITPKKMNKTQLIQTIQTQENNTPCFSCGDSSCQEFDCLWREDCIK
- a CDS encoding Nramp family divalent metal transporter, with the translated sequence MNNFFSQLKITHATSKKAREFLRFLGPGLLITVGFIDPGNWASNIAAGADYGYSLLWMVTLSTIMLIVLQHNVAHLGIVTGLCLSEAATLYLKPWISRSLLASAVLAAIATVLAELLGGAIALNMLFHLPIKIGVVLTAIFCLYLLWSNSYKKLEKIIIGFVSLIGIAFLVELSMVNLDYSKALAGWVTPSFPSGSIPVIMSVLGAVVMPHNLFLHSEIIQSRQWNLADENIIKKQLKYEFMDTLFSMGVGWAINSAMILIAAAIFFSNNVEIAELQQAQVMLKPLLGDSAAIIFAIALLFAGIASTITAGMASGSIFAGIFKESYNIKDKHTSLGVILTYFCAVIILFFIDNPFQGLIYSQVALSIQLPWTIFLQIYLTSSPKIMGKYANNRRQKIILVLIGAIVAVLNIMLLKDILGL
- the rmuC gene encoding DNA recombination protein RmuC, with the protein product MDYTVILNLILVLTIIIITRISLKINNTNNNLLQQINLLEKKIFDEFSRNRNDNLVNQRELREEVNRNINIFNESIINRVNENTKIQLDLLNSFANQLQSLTQINETKLDKMRQMVETQLKELQLDNNSKIEEMRKTVDEKLNTTLERRLGESFNMVSARLEQVHKGIGEMQSLANGVGDLKRVLTNVKTRGIWGEIQLGNILEQLLTIDQYESNVNTNPHTKDRVEFALKLPGKSVEVDNIWLPIDAKFPQEDYQRLLDAQEKANIEEIDKYTKALENRVKLEAKTIAEKYICLPYTTDFAILFLPTEGLYAEILRIPYLCDLLIREYKIIIAGPTTLSALLNSLQMGFRTLAIEKRSSEVWEVLGAVKTEFNKFGQLLEKTHKKLQEASNSIDTAAKKTRNIERKLKNVEEVSAENSEKLLND